From a single Diachasmimorpha longicaudata isolate KC_UGA_2023 chromosome 13, iyDiaLong2, whole genome shotgun sequence genomic region:
- the LOC135168898 gene encoding general transcription factor IIH subunit 3 isoform X2: MGTTALERSLLLIILDVNPVQRIVKQEAKILTQCIDSVIVFANSHLMQSATNDLGLIACHGQGAKFLYPETDKSVEVRQFDGQYEKFTLVERTVRQTLQGVINELINTRPLNSESLISGALSLALCYIARLEREKSPGEKLHSRILVVTGSNDSATQYMNYMNVFFTAQKMVKILKKCVDHLFLSLLRPSVHAVFSHLLANEKTFLLQRMRFFTQALPFSGLEVNVVERKTKIKSVHLLFGSKNTERRLFGRVLSSMFAALIKN; encoded by the exons ATGGGAACAACTG CACTAGAAAGAAGCCTCTTATTAATAATTCTGGATGTTAATCCAGTTCAACGGATCGTGAAACAAGAGGCGAAAATTCTCACACAATGCATAGACTCAGTAATAGTATTCGCAAATTCCCATCTGATGCAGTCGGCCACCAATGATCTGGGGCTTATAGCATGCCACGGCCAGGGTGCGAAATTCTTGtacccagagacggataaatCAGTTGAAGTGAGGCAGTTCGATGGACAATACGAGAAATTCACTCTGGTTGAACGCACTGTGCGTCAAACACTCCAGGGGGTAATTAATGAGTTGATAAATACACGGCCTCTCAATAGTGAGAGTCTCATCTCTGGAGCTCTGTCACTGGCACTTTGTTACATAGCGAGATTAGAGAGGGAGAAGTCTCCAGGTGAAAAATTACATTCAAGGATTCTAGTGGTGACTGGAAGTAATGATTCGGCGACGCAGTACATGAATTATATGAATGTTTTCTTCACCGCccaaaaaatggtaaaaatattaaaaaaatgtgtggaccatttatttttgtcactgctgcGGCCTTCAGTACACGCCGTGTTTTCACATCTTCTTGCAAACGAAAAGACTTTCCTCTTACAACGAATGCGTTTTTTTACACAAGCTCTACCCTTTTC GGGCTTGGAGGTGAATGTTGTGGaaaggaaaacaaaaattaaatcggTTCATTTGCTCTTTGGATCAAAAAATACCGAAAGAAGATTATTCGGAAG GGTGTTATCCTCGATGTTTGCAGCCTTGATCAAGAATTAA
- the LOC135168898 gene encoding general transcription factor IIH subunit 3 isoform X1 has translation MGTTALERSLLLIILDVNPVQRIVKQEAKILTQCIDSVIVFANSHLMQSATNDLGLIACHGQGAKFLYPETDKSVEVRQFDGQYEKFTLVERTVRQTLQGVINELINTRPLNSESLISGALSLALCYIARLEREKSPGEKLHSRILVVTGSNDSATQYMNYMNVFFTAQKMGVILDVCSLDQELTLLQQACDITGGNYLKIPQLAGLLQYLLWVFLPDPEVRAKLVLPPPVKVDYRAACFCHHELIDIGYACSVCLSIFCKFSPICTTCHTLFKMPAPIPVKMKKKKKFADIQ, from the exons ATGGGAACAACTG CACTAGAAAGAAGCCTCTTATTAATAATTCTGGATGTTAATCCAGTTCAACGGATCGTGAAACAAGAGGCGAAAATTCTCACACAATGCATAGACTCAGTAATAGTATTCGCAAATTCCCATCTGATGCAGTCGGCCACCAATGATCTGGGGCTTATAGCATGCCACGGCCAGGGTGCGAAATTCTTGtacccagagacggataaatCAGTTGAAGTGAGGCAGTTCGATGGACAATACGAGAAATTCACTCTGGTTGAACGCACTGTGCGTCAAACACTCCAGGGGGTAATTAATGAGTTGATAAATACACGGCCTCTCAATAGTGAGAGTCTCATCTCTGGAGCTCTGTCACTGGCACTTTGTTACATAGCGAGATTAGAGAGGGAGAAGTCTCCAGGTGAAAAATTACATTCAAGGATTCTAGTGGTGACTGGAAGTAATGATTCGGCGACGCAGTACATGAATTATATGAATGTTTTCTTCACCGCccaaaaaatg GGTGTTATCCTCGATGTTTGCAGCCTTGATCAAGAATTAACTCTACTGCAACAAGCCTGTGATATAACAGGGGGAAATTACTTGAAAATTCCCCAGTTGGCTGGTCTTCTCCAATATTTACTG TGGGTCTTCCTGCCTGATCCCGAGGTACGCGCAAAGCTCGTGCTACCACCGCCCGTTAAAGTCGACTACAGAGCAGCATGTTTCTGTCACCACGAATTGATCGATATAGGCTACGCCTGCTCGGTCTGTTTATCAA TTTTTTGCAAGTTCAGTCCCATCTGCACCACATGCCA CACTTTGTTCAAGATGCCAGCGCCGATACCagtgaaaatgaagaaaaaaaaaaaatttgctgaCATTCAATGA